In the Sandaracinus amylolyticus genome, GCTCGTCGGGCGGCGCGAGCGAAGGTGCGCACGCATCCGCGAGACCCACCGTGCCGTGCGCCACCACCACGTGCGGCGCGCCCTCGAGCGCGCTCGCAGGCATCACCACGCGCGCGGTCGCGATCGCCGCAGCGTCACCCGCGCGTGTGGTGCGGTACGCGATCCTCAGCCCGTGCACGTCGCGCGCGCACCGCACGATCGTCCCGGGCGTCGACGGCGCGTGTGGGTCGTCCTCGCACGAGATCGCGAGCGCGCGTCGCGAGGGCGCGATCGGAGGCGCGCTCGCACATCCGCCGAGCGTGAGGAGCAGCGCCAGCGCCGTCGTCGCACCTCGCATCACCGCCATCGTACTCGGAGCCCATCTGCACGGACGGATCGATCGCGCGAGCCGGATGGAGCATGCTCCGACTGTCGTGACGTCACGGGGCACCCACGGGAGCACCAGCACCGGCGGCTCCAGCACCGGCGACGTGCATGGTGCGGTCACGACGTGGGAGCACCTCGGCAATCTCCGTCGCGCGAAGGCGCCGCTCCTCTTCGGGCTCTTCGTGTGGCCGCTCTTCGCGCTGATGGACGTCGCGTTCATCGCGACCGGCGGCGACGGCGACGTCGCGACGCTGGTCGCGCTCCGCGCGCTCCCGCTGCCGTGGTTCGCGATCACGACGATGCGGGTCTCGCGTCGCCCGCCGATCACGCGCCGCGAGTTCTACTTCCTCGTCTACGGCGCCATCTACGTGATGATGGGCGCGATCACGCTGCAGTCCGCGATGACCGGCGGCTTCCGCAGCCTCTACGCGGAGGCCGGCCTCGCGGTGCTCGCCGCGACCACCGTCGTCCCACGTCCGTGGCGCGAGCACGCCGCGCCGATGTCGGGCGCGGCGCTCGTCTATCCGATCGGCATGCTCGTCGGCGAGATGTTCTTCCCGCGCATGCAGGGTCAGATCGCGGACCCGCAGGCCGTGAACTCGCTCGGCGTGCACGTCGTGATGCTGTGGACGACCGCGCTGATCGTCGTCATCGCGTCGCATCGCCTGTGGTCGCTGCGCAAAGAGGTCTACGAGGCGCGCAGCATCGGCAAGTACGAGCTGCGCCGGCGCATCGGCAAGGGCGGCATGGGCGAGGTGTGGGCCGCGTGGCACCGCGGGCTCGAGCGCGAGGTCGCGCTGAAGATCCTCAAGATGGTCGAGGAGGACGAAGAGGGCGCGATGCTGCGCTTCGAGCGCGAGGTGCGCCTCTCGTCCGGGCTCACGCACCCGCACACCGTGCGCGTGTTCGACTACGGCACGACCGAGGACGGGCTCCTCTACTACGCGATGGAGCTGCTGAGCGGCGTGAGCCTCGCCGAGCTCGTGAAGCGCGACGGCGCGCTGCCCGCGCCGCGCGCGGTGCACCTCGTGACGCAGGCCGCGCGCGCGCTCGCGGAGGCGCACGATCGCGGGATCGTCCATCGCGACGTGAAGCCCGAGAACCTCTTCGTCACCGCCGCGGGCGGCGAGAACGACTTCGTGAAGGTGCTCGACTTCGGCATCGCGCGGATCGAGGCCGACGGAGGACAGCTCACGCGCACCGGCGCCGTCGCGGGCACTCCGTCGACGATGAGCCCCGAGGTGATCACCGGCGATCGCGCCACGTCGGCGAGCGACGTCTACGGGCTCGGCGCGGTGCTCTACTACGCGCTCACCGGTCGTCCGCCGTTCGTGGGCGAGGTCGCGGCGAGCACGTTGATCGCGCACCTGCACGAGCCCGTCGTGCCGCCGAGCACGCGCTCTCCGCACGAGGTGCCGGGCGACGTCGAGACGATCGTCCTGCGCTGCCTCGAGAAGAAGCCCTCCGATCGATTCCCCGACGGTCGCGCGCTCGCCGAGGCGCTCGCGAAGTGCAGCGTCGCCGGCGTCTGGGTGCCGGCGCCCGCACCTCCTTCGATCGCGCCGCCGCCGCCGAGCAGCCCTTCGATCGCGCAGCTCGCGACGACGCAGGACGCGCTCGACCTGCCGTCGAGCGTCAACGAGCAGCCGACGTCGATCGCGGTCCCGCGACGCAGCGGATGAGGCGAGGCGAGCACCCGCGTGCTCGCCTCGCTCGCGATCGATCAGAACCGCGCGCCGAGCGCGAGCTGGAGCCGCACGTCCTGCAGCGAGTTCGTGGTGGGCTGCGCGCCTCCGTCGCCGAACCGGATCTCGGCCGTCGTCACCGTGGGCGGCGTGGTCGTGAAGTCGGTGACGTAGTTGTTGAAGACCCGGGTCTCGCCCGAGTTCTCGGTCTCGAACAGGCGCGCCTTGATGTTGAACGACGAGTAGAACACGTCGCCGATGGGCAGCACGTAGCCGAAGAGCGCGGTACCGCCGACGCCCACGCTGTAGTGGTCGATGCGCGAGCCTCGCTCGCCGATCAGCTGCGCGAGCGGGCCGGTGTACTGCACCTCGACGACGGTCTCGTAGGGCAGGAGCGCGCCCGCGGTGACCTCGGCCTGGAACGCGCCGTAGGGCAGCGGAAAGTAGAACCGCACGCCGCCGGTGAGGGTGTGGGCCTCGACGCTGCCCTGGACCGACTCCACCGCGCCGTCGATCTCGCCGTGGCGCGACTCGGCGCGTGAGAACTCGTAGCTCGCGACCAGCGCGATGCCGGGCACCAGCGTGATGCCGGCGGTGCCGCCGAAGGCGTAGCCGAACACCATCGGGTGCATCCAATCACCGGGCGCGCCCGCAGGCAGGTAGTCGGTCCTGCCGAAGTTGAGGCCGTACCCGCCGGTGGCCTCGACGAAGCCGATGCTCGGCCGCGCGTCGGCAGCCGGATCGACCGGCTGCTCGTCCACGTCGATCGGCTCCGCGACCTCGGTGCGCGTGACCATCACGTCCTCGCCGGCACCGGTCTCGGTGACGGTCACGTCGGCCTCCTCGGCGCCGGTCCGCACCACGACGTCCTCGTCGCCGGTGACGACGACGTCGGTGTCCTCGTCCACGACGACCTCCTGCGCGCTCGCGCTCGCCGCGCCCGAGAGCGCGAAGACGCATGCGAGCCAACCCACCATCCACCGCTGTCTCGTCTGCATGGAGGGCACGCGGTGCATCCAGAGTGCCGCGCCGGAGCTGCGCGTTTCGACGCAGCGCGTCGCGAGGGACCTGTGCGGGTCCGGATCTGCGAGCGATCTCGCGAGGGATCCCCCGTCGTGACGCGCGCGTTTCCGAGGTCCACGGCGTGTGCCCACCGAAGGCGAATCGTCACGCGGGCCCGGATCCCACGCGGCAGAACGCGCCGCGCGCCGGCGCGTGTAGAGTCGACACGTGGCCTCGGTCAGGCACGAGATCGCCCTCGCTCGGCGCGCGCTGGAGCAGGGCGACCCCCAGCACGCGGCGCATCATGCCGCAGCCGCGATCGCGCTCGACCCGCTCGATCCCGGCGCGCTCGCGCTCGTCGATCACCTCAACGCGCTGCCGGCGCCCGGGCTCGGCGCGGCGATCGCGCGCTTCTTCGGCAAGCGCGACGGCGATCCCGCGCCGCTCTTCGCGAAGGACGGATTCGCCGGTGACGTCGCGGCGCGCGCCCGCGCGTCGTGGGTGAGCGGCGATCTCGCGGGCGCGTTCCCGCGCGCGGTCGATCTCGCGGCGCAGGTGCCCGATCGACCCTTCGTCGCGTGGGCGATCGAGATCGCGCGCGCCGCCGCGCAGCGACGCATCGCGCTCGACGTCGCGCCGTACTTCAGCGCGTACGCCGATCTCGGCGCGAGCACGATGGGCCTGCTCCATCTGCGCCCGACCGAGCGGCGCTTCTTCGCGCCGTGGGGCGAGCTCGGCGAGATCCTGATCGCGTGCCAGTCGCCGGACGACGACCGCACCGCGCTGCTGCGCATGGCGACGAGCGCGCTGCTGCGCCGCGCCGGTGAGTACGAGCGCGCGCTCGCGGTGATGGCGCCGGTGAGCGCGGAGACGAGCGCGCACCTGCTCACCGCGCGCGGGTTCGCGCTGCGCGCGCTCGGGCGCTGGGACGAGGCGGCGCGCGTGTTCGAGGCGTCGATGCGCGCGCCGGGCGGACGCGTCGAGAACGCGTACGAGGTCGGACGCACGTGGTGGGACGCGGGGCGCCCCGACGATGCGCGTGCGTGGTTCGAGCGCGCGGCGAGCCCGACGCGCGAAGAGGCGATCGCGCTCGAGGTGCTCGCCGAGCGGATCGATCCCTCGGCGCCGCGTCGATGGTCGAAGGTCCTCGGCGAGCGCACGAGCTACGACGCGGTGCGCCGGCTCGCGCTCGGTCACGCGCTCGCCGCGCCGATGGGCGATGCGTCGACGAACGTGCTCGCGAGCCTGCGCGAGGCCCCACCGATGACGCTCAAGACGACGACGACGTGTGTCGAGGCGCCGAGCGCGATCCTGACGCTCGCGCTGCGCGCCCTCGGCACCGCCGACGCGCGCGGGCTCGCGTACTCCGCGAGCCGCGTGCCCACGCCGCATCCCTTCGAGCCGCTCGATCGCACGCTCGGTGCGTCGCTCTGGAGCGCCGAGGGCGTTCGACCGATCCAGGCGCTCGGCGCGCCGAGCGCCGCGATCTCCGCGATGATCGACGGCGCGGTGCGCGCGCTCTGGGCGCGGATGCGAGACGACGCGCCTCCGCTGCTCGGGATCGGCGAGGCGTGGCGCGTCGCGCTGGGCACCCCCGACCTCGATGGCATCGAGCCGAGCGAGCTGATCGCCGCGATGATCCACCCGACCGCGCCGGCCTCGTGGTCCGACGTGGTGCCCTGGGTCTTCGATCGCCAGGTCGTCGCCGCGCTGATGCTCGGCGCGCAGGATCGCCATCGCCCCTGGCTCGCATCACGACGCCGCGAGAGCCTTCGCGCGCTCGTGCTCGGCCCCGCGGACTGGACGCGCGCGGCCGCGCTGGTCGCGCTGCGCGAGGTGCTGCTCGACGAGCCCGACGCGCTCGAGGACGCGCGCGGGTGGTGCGAGCGGCTGCTCGAGTCGCAGCCCGATCACGGCCACGTCGCGTGGGCCGAGGCCTTGCGTTCGCTCCTCCTGGTGCCCGGCATGCCCGCGCGCGACGTCGCGCGCATCGTGGGTCTGCCCGGCGACGACCAGGACGAGCGCGAGCGATGACCTACCGGCTCTACTACTGGCCCGAGATCCCGGGGCGCGGTGAATTCGTGCGGCTCGCGCTCGAAGAGGCGGGCGCGGAGTACGTCGACGTCGCGCGCACCCCGGCGAAGAAGGGCGGCGGCGTCCCCGCGATCCTGCGCGTGCTCGAGGGCGAGCTCGGCGGCCTGCTGCCCTTCGCGCCGCCGGTGCTGATCGATCCCGAGGGCGAGCTCGTGATCGCGCAGACCGCGTGCATCCTCGATCACCTCGCGTCGCGCCATCGCGCGCTCGCCGGCGGCGGCGATCACCCGCGGCGGGTCGCCGCGCTGCAGCTCCAGCTGACGATCGCGGACCTCGTGACCGAGACCCACGACACCCATCATCCGATCGCGGTCGAGCGCCACTACGAAGAGCAGAAGGCGGAAGCGGCGCGCCGGACCGCGTCGTTCGTGCGGCAGCGCGCGCCGAAGTTCCTCGGGTACTTCGAGGACGTGCTCGCGCGCGGGGGCGGCGAGCACCTCGTCGGTGATCGCTTCAGCTACGTCGAGCTCTCGCTCGCGCACGTGCTCGACGGCCTCGCCTACGCGTTCCCGCGCGCGTTCGTGTCGTGGCGCGCGTCGATCCCCGGGCTGCTCGCGCTGCGCGATCGCGCCTGGGCGAGACCGCGCATCGCGGAGTACCTCGCGTCGCCGCGACGGATCGCGTTCTCGGAGATGGGCATCTTCCGCCACTACCCCGAGCTCGATCGCGTCGCCTAGT is a window encoding:
- a CDS encoding tetratricopeptide repeat protein gives rise to the protein MASVRHEIALARRALEQGDPQHAAHHAAAAIALDPLDPGALALVDHLNALPAPGLGAAIARFFGKRDGDPAPLFAKDGFAGDVAARARASWVSGDLAGAFPRAVDLAAQVPDRPFVAWAIEIARAAAQRRIALDVAPYFSAYADLGASTMGLLHLRPTERRFFAPWGELGEILIACQSPDDDRTALLRMATSALLRRAGEYERALAVMAPVSAETSAHLLTARGFALRALGRWDEAARVFEASMRAPGGRVENAYEVGRTWWDAGRPDDARAWFERAASPTREEAIALEVLAERIDPSAPRRWSKVLGERTSYDAVRRLALGHALAAPMGDASTNVLASLREAPPMTLKTTTTCVEAPSAILTLALRALGTADARGLAYSASRVPTPHPFEPLDRTLGASLWSAEGVRPIQALGAPSAAISAMIDGAVRALWARMRDDAPPLLGIGEAWRVALGTPDLDGIEPSELIAAMIHPTAPASWSDVVPWVFDRQVVAALMLGAQDRHRPWLASRRRESLRALVLGPADWTRAAALVALREVLLDEPDALEDARGWCERLLESQPDHGHVAWAEALRSLLLVPGMPARDVARIVGLPGDDQDERER
- a CDS encoding glutathione S-transferase family protein, yielding MTYRLYYWPEIPGRGEFVRLALEEAGAEYVDVARTPAKKGGGVPAILRVLEGELGGLLPFAPPVLIDPEGELVIAQTACILDHLASRHRALAGGGDHPRRVAALQLQLTIADLVTETHDTHHPIAVERHYEEQKAEAARRTASFVRQRAPKFLGYFEDVLARGGGEHLVGDRFSYVELSLAHVLDGLAYAFPRAFVSWRASIPGLLALRDRAWARPRIAEYLASPRRIAFSEMGIFRHYPELDRVA
- a CDS encoding serine/threonine-protein kinase — translated: MTSRGTHGSTSTGGSSTGDVHGAVTTWEHLGNLRRAKAPLLFGLFVWPLFALMDVAFIATGGDGDVATLVALRALPLPWFAITTMRVSRRPPITRREFYFLVYGAIYVMMGAITLQSAMTGGFRSLYAEAGLAVLAATTVVPRPWREHAAPMSGAALVYPIGMLVGEMFFPRMQGQIADPQAVNSLGVHVVMLWTTALIVVIASHRLWSLRKEVYEARSIGKYELRRRIGKGGMGEVWAAWHRGLEREVALKILKMVEEDEEGAMLRFEREVRLSSGLTHPHTVRVFDYGTTEDGLLYYAMELLSGVSLAELVKRDGALPAPRAVHLVTQAARALAEAHDRGIVHRDVKPENLFVTAAGGENDFVKVLDFGIARIEADGGQLTRTGAVAGTPSTMSPEVITGDRATSASDVYGLGAVLYYALTGRPPFVGEVAASTLIAHLHEPVVPPSTRSPHEVPGDVETIVLRCLEKKPSDRFPDGRALAEALAKCSVAGVWVPAPAPPSIAPPPPSSPSIAQLATTQDALDLPSSVNEQPTSIAVPRRSG